A portion of the Pseudomonas sp. GR 6-02 genome contains these proteins:
- a CDS encoding transporter substrate-binding domain-containing protein, with amino-acid sequence MKIHCASTRLSLLAASLFCASTAFASTATPGVLKVGMEITYPPFESYDADKNVVGSDPELAHSLAKAMSVKANFVDTKFPNLINGLNAGHYDAIISGMYITPERQLQARTIAYANTGAAIMVPKGSELSPQVPEDLCGLKIGLEQGTTWVAKFNQLSSDYCVPNNKGAITVNEYPSAPEVTQALLSKNIQAQVEIAGAAHMIAQRTNGRVVVSSQKLVYPQTLGIYVKKDAEATYQALVKALADSKANGEYAAILKKYDLEPVSE; translated from the coding sequence ATGAAAATCCATTGCGCCTCGACCCGACTGAGCCTGCTCGCCGCCAGCCTGTTCTGCGCCAGCACCGCCTTCGCCAGCACCGCGACCCCCGGTGTGTTGAAAGTCGGTATGGAAATCACTTACCCGCCGTTCGAGTCCTACGACGCTGACAAGAATGTGGTCGGCTCTGATCCTGAGTTGGCCCACTCCCTGGCCAAGGCGATGAGCGTCAAGGCCAACTTCGTCGACACCAAGTTCCCCAATCTGATCAACGGCCTCAACGCCGGGCATTACGACGCGATCATTTCCGGCATGTACATCACCCCCGAGCGCCAGCTCCAGGCCCGCACTATCGCCTACGCCAATACCGGCGCGGCGATCATGGTGCCCAAGGGCAGTGAGTTGAGCCCGCAGGTTCCCGAGGACTTGTGCGGCCTGAAGATCGGCCTGGAGCAGGGCACCACCTGGGTCGCCAAGTTCAACCAGTTGTCCAGCGACTACTGCGTTCCGAACAACAAAGGCGCGATCACCGTCAACGAATACCCCTCGGCTCCCGAAGTGACGCAGGCGCTGCTGTCGAAGAACATCCAGGCCCAGGTGGAAATCGCCGGTGCCGCGCACATGATCGCCCAGCGCACCAACGGGCGGGTCGTGGTCAGCTCGCAGAAACTGGTTTACCCGCAGACCTTGGGCATCTACGTGAAGAAAGACGCCGAGGCAACCTATCAGGCGCTGGTCAAGGCCCTGGCTGACAGCAAAGCCAACGGCGAGTACGCCGCCATTCTCAAAAAATACGATCTGGAACCGGTCTCCGAGTAA